One window from the genome of Mumia sp. ZJ1417 encodes:
- a CDS encoding DUF2630 family protein encodes MTTDQDILTTISSLVAEEKSLRERRERGEADPEAELARLRQVETSLDQCWDLLRQRRAKEEFGEDPGHAAVRPADEVEGYLS; translated from the coding sequence ATGACGACCGACCAGGACATCCTTACGACGATCTCCTCGCTGGTGGCGGAGGAGAAGTCCCTACGAGAGCGCAGAGAGCGCGGCGAGGCCGACCCAGAGGCCGAGCTCGCCCGGCTCCGGCAGGTCGAGACCAGCCTCGACCAGTGCTGGGACCTGCTGCGTCAGCGACGTGCCAAGGAAGAGTTCGGCGAGGATCCCGGCCACGCAGCCGTACGCCCCGCCGATGAGGTCGAGGGCTACTTGAGCTGA